The following DNA comes from Bacteroidota bacterium.
GTAAAAGGCATCTTCGAATCACCGGAAAAGACCTGTGTACTGGAATTCTCCCCGGAATATACTTCTTCATTGGAATAATCCATAAACGGCGGTCCGGGCTTCCTGCTTTTTTATACTTTTGCCCAAACCCCGGAAAATGGAAGTCCTGACCAACGTTGGCCCCGTAATATTGATTGCAATAGCCGGCTTCCTTCTGAAGAAACTGAACATCTTCCGGAGGGAGCACGGGGATTTCCTGCTTATGATGGTGTTCTACCTGACCCTTCCGGCTCTTATTTTCGATTCTTTCCTGAACATTAAGCTTGATCTCAGGTTCGCGTACCTTCCAATGATCACTGTAATTCTGATTATTGCCATGTACCTGATCTCCCTTGCGGCCACAAAGATTATGAAGCTTCCCGGGAAAACCGCCGGGACCTTTATTGTGGGAACCATGATCCTTAACAATGGGTTTTTGTTTCCTTTTATTTATGCGACATACGGTGATGAAGGCATGGCTCGCATTTTAATCTTTGATTTTGTTAACGGGTTACTGGCTTTTTCCTGGGTTTATTATATTGCCTGCCGTTATGGTGAGAACGGCCAAAACCGCCGGGTTCTTCTTCGCAAACTGCTGTTTGCCCCTCCCGGATGGTCCATTATCATCTCAATAACCTTAAACCTTCTGGGATATAAGCTACCCTTGATTCTTGCCGAAACATGCGATATCCTTGGTGAAATGACCGTCCCATTGATCATGCTGGCACTGGGTATTTACTTTTCGCCACGGCTTGTCAGGCCATGGCAGGCAATGGCTGCTATTGGGATACGCATGGGTATTGGTTTCCTGATCGGTTATTTCTTCGCAGAACTGCTGACACTGGAGGGGCTTACCCGCACAGTCGTTATTCTGGGTGCTTCCGCTCCTATAGGATTTAACACGCTTACATTCGCTTCCATGGAAAAACTCGACCGTGACTTTGCAGCAAGCCTTGTTTCTTTCGCCATCCTCGCCGGAATGCTTTATGTTACTATATTCCTGACTATCAACGGCTAGAGAATTGCTGAAATGGAAATACAAAGCTGATCTTGAATGC
Coding sequences within:
- a CDS encoding AEC family transporter, which codes for MEVLTNVGPVILIAIAGFLLKKLNIFRREHGDFLLMMVFYLTLPALIFDSFLNIKLDLRFAYLPMITVILIIAMYLISLAATKIMKLPGKTAGTFIVGTMILNNGFLFPFIYATYGDEGMARILIFDFVNGLLAFSWVYYIACRYGENGQNRRVLLRKLLFAPPGWSIIISITLNLLGYKLPLILAETCDILGEMTVPLIMLALGIYFSPRLVRPWQAMAAIGIRMGIGFLIGYFFAELLTLEGLTRTVVILGASAPIGFNTLTFASMEKLDRDFAASLVSFAILAGMLYVTIFLTING